One Cucumis melo cultivar AY chromosome 8, USDA_Cmelo_AY_1.0, whole genome shotgun sequence genomic window, TCTTAAGAAGATTCAACAATGGTGAACACTCGAAAGGGAACCTACAAGTCCACTGAGGAAGTGTCTGAACCTCCAAGTCCAAGAGCAGCTGTGCATGGCATACGAGTTCGTGGGCAACGATTCAAGAGCACTCTGCCACGGAGACCGTATAAACTTTTGTAAAAAGTACATGCAGACATTCCTAGTGGTTCGACTAAATCGTTACACGAAGAAACAGTTTCTGAGAATGTCATGAAGAATGTCGAAACTGCACCAGCTGCATCTGAGGCTCATCTTTCTAACATGGACTCTGATGACCTAGATGATGTACCTCTGGCCCGATTAGTGAAGAAGGTTACTGCACCTCATCCTGTTCCTAAAATTATTAATGATAATGTCTTATCTGATCAATCCCAAGAGAGCTCATCGTCTGAGGGTGTGTTCGTCCCTACTCCTGATCTTCGTCAAACGTCTTCTATAGAACTAGGCCCATCGCTTTACACTTCTCCAATTCAACCTCCTATTCCGAACATTGCTGCTCCGACTGATTCAGAGGATGTTCCGTCTGCTCCTTCTGAAGGAGGAACTGAAGCTCCAAATGAACAAAATGATACCCCTCCTGATAATGTTGACGATGTTGAACCTGTTGCCCCTGGGGATCATAATAAAGAAGTTCATGTTGCTGATTCTGTCGATCCAAGTGCTCAACAAGAAACTCCTTTAGTTCCCACAGAATCAAATCCGTCTAGGAAGAAAGGTCAACAACTTTGACGAAACATTACCACTAAAGCTGGTCGAAGAAAATTCCTTTCAATATTCCATCTGTCCCAATTGATGTTATATCTTTTCATCTTGAAGAAAATGTACAGCGTTGGAAGTTTGTTGTGCAATGGCGAATAGCAGAGGAGGTAAATATTTCGGATAAACATCATTCATGTGTGAGCATTATGAATCTGATTGCGAAGGCTGGACTATCTAAAACTATTTCTGATGTGAGCTCGTTCTATCCTCAACTTATTAGAGAATTTGTTGTCAATTTGCCAACTGATTTCAATGACCCAAGTAGCCCAAATTATCAGACAGTCCATATTAGGagctttaaatttttaattacttCGGCTGTTATAAATGGTTTTCTTGGTAATGCTGTCTCCACTAACTTTGCTCCATCATCCCTGTCAACCGATGTTTTAGCTTATAAATTGTCTTAAGGGACATTATCCTCATAGCCTGTGAATGGTATACCTGCTGCTGGTTAAGTGTTAAGTATGCAATACTGCATAAAATTGGTATTGCTAATTGGTTTCCTTCATCTCATGCCTCTAGTGTTTTTGCTGCGTTGGGCGCCTTCTTGTATCGCATCTGCAATGATGACAGGGTAGACGCTGGTGCATTTATCTACAATCAGCTGTTAAGGCATGTAGGATCCTTTGGAGTCAAGCTTCTGATTGCTCTACCAAGGTTCTTTTCGGGGTTACTACTACATTTAGATGCTGCTATATTGATCACCTCAGACGTACCTTGCCCTGATCCTAAGACTTTGTCACTGAGCTACAGACTATTTCAGGGAGTCATGTGTCTGACATAAATCATGACGTGCTTCTGACTCGCAAGCCTCGAGTGTTTGATACGACGGACTAGGATGAAGCTACTGATGAGTTCTTTGTTGATAAGGAATTGGCTTCCAGAATTCTAAATTCTCTTACAGCTGAGTCTCATTCACTAGCTACTGCCATAAGTCTGATGTCTAAACGGCATTTGGAAATTCACTCTCTTATTTGGCATCTGAAGACTTTTGCTCTTTCGTCAAGCTAAGGGAACCCCAGTACtgattgatgtatttttttctaGTTCAAAGGAAGAGTGTGGCTGTTGGTGGTGCTTGGGTGCAGGCGGATAGTGTTGCTGTTTTTGTTGCTGTTTTTGTTATTCTTTTTGGTTGAAGACTGTTTACTGAAGcctgtctattttttttaacaagtgTTGTGTTTTTTTATGACTGAAGAAATGGAAAACATGTTGTTcgtttttttagaaataaattgaTCAGTACTGAAGTCTGTGGTTTATGACACATTGTTATCAGCGACTCAGTTGaaccagaaaaaaaaattctcttttagacaaaaagggggagtttgttggagTTTTTATCTTAAAGATTTGAtggaatatctttgactaattatctttgattaatgaattaaaagatgagatatttAAGAGACAAAAAGATTTCCCactattttaggaatcttgttaCGATAAGAAGatctatacatatattatatatgtgacGTTACGCAGTGGAGAGGTTTTGTGGCAAAAAAGCAGAAAATACAGATTGAAGACGGTCTCTTGCATCAAGGTCGTCCGAGAAGCTAAGGAGTTAAAAAGGTACGATGATCTTATGTCAATGAGATCGTCATGTTCATTGTAGTAACAATTATTAATGAGTAACAGACAAAACAAGTGATTGGTATGATCACGAGGATCTTTAGAGGGATCTAAAGACGTCGTCGAAGATAAGTAactcagggggagcctggagtctgatgtcaaGACGCATGTTATAAAGTTATATTATTGAGCAGAGTACCATATGTTGTATCGATATATATTAactcaagtgaatattaataaaaattactCATTAGGGGTGTACGCAtctccccagacgtaggcaatattagccgaactgggttaacaaagtttcttgtgttattcttCTCTGCTgcccctctagctattacaactattattagctttagtattaccTGGAGTcctaattgattatctcactatTTTTTCACATTCAAttgctcattctcaacatcctCCACTTCGAGCACGTTCCATATACGTTTATTTTGGACCACTTGAACAACTTTCCAGTTGATACCATTTTTTAGGTCCTCGAGAAAGAATTGTGTGTCTGGTTCGCGAGAATGATTGATTCCTCAGCGAGCCAAAAATGCGACGTGTTGATTGATTTGTAGCCTAATTCCACGTATGTCCTATTGATTTTGTTGTTGTCAATGTCGAACCATCtacacttaaatagccaaacaCATCCGTCCATGCCAATATTAAACGTGCAACACTTCATCTAAAACACTGTAGAAATTATTATCGGTACTTTTACTGCCACTGTTTTCACCTACTACCATGGTTCCACTATTCTGTGTAGTGCGTTAGGAATCACGCTCTACCATGTAAAATTGTACCCCACCAAAAATATATCCACTGTAAGATTGAACCTCAGATGAAGGTCCCATTgtaagtgagaagaaatcatgagaAAGGTTTTCCCTCTCATGCATTTCTAGAACCTgaaattcatataaatgaaTCTATATAAATTTTCAAGTAAGATATACCAATTTCCAAAATCATGTACGCTATATACCTAAGCTCTAAACCAATTAGGAAATGCTCGTCTATGTCTTCTATATTAGTTAGAAGTGCTTTGAGCTTAATGACGTATCAACCTCAAGTATTTTCTAAAGACTTAAAATAGCCAATGAAGTATAAAGTTGGGAAATGTGTACTTGCTGTAGTCCGCTACTTCATCTACATTGTTGAAGATGCACCAATGTGCGAGATGTTTCTCTTCCTATGATAGTGTTTGTAAACTTAACGCCTCTAACGGTCATACTTTCTACACAAATACTTTAAACTCACTAATTACCTTGTCATCGGAAATGCTACCATCATTTCGTTCATCTATAGTGAATCGAGTCTCAATCCCACTTAGATATCTTGAACAAAAAGTCCCTaattcattcatcacatatgcTTCTGCAATAGACCCCTCAGAACGTGCTTTATTCTGAACAAACTGTTTTAACGTGCGTAGACGTGAttcaatgggatacatccaactgtaagaGACTGGACCAAGAACTTTGATTTCATATGGTAGGTGAACGACAAGGTGTACCATTACGTCTTATCAAGTACCATtacccttccatctttttctcctccCTGCCATTCATCTATAGAGAAGGCAGGTAagaatattctttccaacttacaaagtatgattatgatatctgaTTGCAATCGGTCCAAATCACTTATTCTTATCGTTCTTGTGCACAAGTCATAAAAAAACCAGACATTTCAGTAACAACACCGGATATATTTTTAGATAGATATGCTCGACACTAATAGGGAGAAGTTGATATAGCAAAACGTGACAGTCATGTATTTACAAACATAATATTTTCTCGTCTTTGTCGTTCACATTGTGAGATATTAGAAAGAAATTCATCGGGAAACTTAACTGACTTCAAATACTTGCAAAATGCAACTCACTTGCTACTAGTCAACGTGTAACTTGCATATGGCTTTACACTACTAGAAAACTAGCAATAATTGATGCTTGCAATTTTgaaatacttgacagttttaatAAAAATGATCAAGTAACATGAAAAAATATCAAGAATAACAAAAGGGGTcgtttcaaaaatataaaaaagcggcaaagtatttacactgtataaaacaattccaaaaatggaaaaagctcagaggcccaacatgtaaaataacaaaaatgccccatcaacaatgcgcataatatatttggtaaagaaatttgatacacgattgtttagatttgactaatttattacacgatcgtttaattaattgggttatatgatcgtttaattaattgggttacacgatcgtttagatttgactaccccaaatctaaaccttttttttttttaaaatttggtatacgatcgtctagcctttttttaaatttggtatacgatcgtttagatttggttacacgattgtttagatttggctacacgatcgtttagattgggggttccaaatctaaacgatttttttttcaaaatttggtatgcaatcatttagatttggctacacgatcgtttagatttgggttccaaatctaaacgattttttttttcaaaatttggtataagatcatttagatttggctacacgatcatttagatttggctacatgattgtttagatttggctacatgatcatttcgatttggctaccccaaatttaaacgattttttttcaaaattttgtataaacgatttttttttaacattctttatacacaatcttttagtttttgttaccctaatttaaatgtctaaccaattttttcaagattcttatacacCATCAAATTTCGTTAGctaatctaaacgtaaaaaaaagaaaagaagtaagACGATACAATacatgcagtgaatgaaaaaaaaaagaagaggaagaaagacatgcacgcacgatagaaagaaatggatttggttacccaaatataaaaaaaaaaaaaagaaatcgcagctaaAAAAGAAGACTACAGAGGAAGACGATTAAAAAATCGAGCAAAGTTTCCCATAACAAAAAGTGGaaaaatgcataatttttttattttaaatactCAGACAGATTAAAAACATCAAGATCAGTTTTaattatttgacattttttaattgtcaagtaatatatatttttctcaattttcaaaaaaaacttccttcctttttcccaacttttcctttctttcccAATTTCTAAAACAAAGTTCCCTCTTTTGTTCCCAAATTTCCATTTCCtcccccaatttttagaaaaactCTTATCTTTTTTCCATCTTCCCCAATTTTCTCCAATCACGATGCTCCCCCTTCACACTACGCGATCTTCCCTCCACCACCCAAGCTCTAGACGGTAGCCGTTCATATACCGCAGTCACTCCCGCTCCACCACAGATCCCAACTCTTCTGTATAGGCACCGCACATGACTGAGGACAGGCTCCGTCTAGAGACACAGACGCTTCACACAGAAGCATAAGCTTCACCAATTTTCTCCGCAGACGCTTCACGCACAGACACCGTGCATGGCTGAGGAATGCTGCAAACCTTCTTGCCACCAACTCCACTTTAAAGTTAGGATACACGTAATAAGGTGTATAATTCAGCCTCATTTGATAactatttgatattttaaaaaacgaaaCTTACAAATACTACTTTTTGTTGATTTGGAATTCAAATGTTTCGTTTTGgaattcaaatatttttctctTACAAACAAGAAGCAagcataaatttcaaaaacaacttaattttctgttaatttttaaattttaggttGAGGGTGTCAAACACTCTTGCCCTAAGAAATTGATTCTGCATTTCATCGGAGCCACTAACATTCTTTACACATTCGGAGGTCATTCTATAACTgtgagttctttttttttttttttttttttttttggatctGAAATCAAATATGTTATTATAGAATTCAAAAGTTCTAACCACAATAACTCCAAACGTTTCACTGAAATTATGGATGCTATATGGAAGCCACAGAAATTCAAGTACATCAACTAGATGGCTATATTGTACGTTTTCACTTTAACGCTTACCTCATTCATCATCGTGTATTGGGCCTTGGTGATGAGCTTCTAAACCACTCTAATGCTTTCACCCTCCTCCCAAAATCCAACTGTTGTGACGTCTCCATCAGCCTTACACTTATTCACCAGGTAAGCTTTCAATTAGAGTTAAAGTGTTTGTGAAAAGTCCCTTGagaaacaatttaataaaatttcaaatttcacaCTGAAATCTGACCTGGGTTactttttaacttttcattaCTTTTGTTGTGCTTCTAAAAAGGTACTCCAAAAATTTAATggtttcttttatttcatcaatgatATATTCTCCTAATAGATGATGTTAATCATCCACAACCATTTATACTTTTGTTCAAAATCTTTGAGAATTCGCCCATAAAATTGCTTTTAGAACCATCGCCAACACTTCTTTGGCATGTAACATAAAAATGATGAT contains:
- the LOC127150655 gene encoding uncharacterized protein LOC127150655: MVNTRKGTYKSTEEVSEPPSPRAAVHDIPSGSTKSLHEETVSENVMKNVETAPAASEAHLSNMDSDDLDDVPLARLVKKVTAPHPVPKIINDNVLSDQSQESSSSEGVFVPTPDLRQTSSIELGPSLYTSPIQPPIPNIAAPTDSEDVPSAPSEGGTEAPNEQNDTPPDNVDDVEPVAPGDHNKEVHVADSVDPSAQQETPLVPTESNPSRKKENVQRWKFVVQWRIAEEVNISDKHHSCVSIMNLIAKAGLSKTISDVSSFYPQLIREFVVNLPTDFNDPSSPNYQTVHIRSFKFLITSAVINGFLACEWYTCCWLSVKYAILHKIGIANWFPSSHASSVFAALGAFLYRICNDDRVDAGAFIYNQLLRHVGSFGVKLLIALPRFFSGLLLHLDAAILITSDVPCPDPKTLSLSYRLFQGVMCLT
- the LOC103495810 gene encoding auxin transporter-like protein 5 — its product is MEATEIQVHQLDGYIVRFHFNAYLIHHRVLGLGDELLNHSNAFTLLPKSNCCDVSISLTLIHQFTLAWIKLGRLEMAKKAVCFMHNCLMVSLCKFGIAGTYSGVSSTSL